Proteins co-encoded in one Osmerus mordax isolate fOsmMor3 chromosome 11, fOsmMor3.pri, whole genome shotgun sequence genomic window:
- the ppp1r37 gene encoding protein phosphatase 1 regulatory subunit 37: MNIEEQSLESCNVKTKNNVDDNSSNNSEEIIPRITELMDGDLGKQNSTEAADTPSLVCLTDNTRGVEEDNSRTKQTLEIDEVNGNKNNSAPDTPAFVSSEFSNVSNDDQYRVDMVVKDTEHTVPMFDIGDGDDGGDMDIGVDLSLDESGVLESEPTEQGPSLAEETGSADCAHADSTAPCDTTEQAASASELGQESESLVSAPEQATSPVLEEGEDGHKPGSKRVTFPSDDDIVSGAVEPKDPWRHAQNATVEEIVSAYRQACQKLNCKPIPKVLKQIQELKDLTLRNECLDLKGEKLDYKACESLEELLKRVQFKVVDLEQTNLDEDGASALFDMIEYYESATHLNISFNKHIGTRGWQAAAHMMRKTSSLQYLDARNTPLLDHSAPFVARALRISGSLAVLHLENAGLSGRPLMLLATALKMNMNLRELYLADNKLNGLQDSAQLGNLLKFNYNIQILDLRNNHILDSGLAYVCEGLKEQRKGLVTLVLWNNQLTHNGMGYLAAALPCTQSLETLNLGHNSVGNEGIHKLKDGLISNRSVLRLGLASTKLSCEGAVAVAEFIAESPRLLRLDLRENEIKTGGLMALSLALKVNTSLLRLDLDREPKKETVKSFIETQRALLAEVQNGCKRNFILAKEKEETEQQMRQSASMAEIATEDGTGVEEEEGGGGGGGEGSGDPGERGRKDSNGEEEGKDTEEVAVRDSQSAASSEGGALPLESDSDTEEEEEVVLSKPAARTASPHLAASSPLPGPPQTPLSASRTSPCQSPSPTAMSGITITESSAPPGTPPSPGRCISVSSPGRGHKIFMVTRVESPPDQNQVLQHLQSKAGLPAAPPSKQPTMSQGKQTSTELGAQSSRTQQLVQTFTHPLAQDHDQPQPHTVTQASSQPIQAEGQSPADQTQTSPTPQTTEADLLLDAKQPDSQSGFDAPHPTPDPPQPDEGVVGSMEGVESSTKGKVEVVSVEGVVGSVDGEVVSVEGDVVSVEGEVVSVKGEVVSVKGEVVSVEGEVVSVEGEVVSVEGEVVSVEGEVVVSVEGEVVSVEGEVVSVEGEVDGTQAVEEPSTPAGLLSGEAGGLAGHMSLAAAELSQPPEPALPERSADSPAPDPVTEEEEKEEKEGTDCQPDLSANQQQTTEGVEDAGMVEDAGMVEDKEESPQIQATESCIWEENQEHDEGISHPQVSKTETNAIQQETLASLLTDPLTNLDTELEQLSLPAEALQLPQAPLQQQAQSLPHVDLQDVPARLLSQQQCARERTEEEDSQQSQEEEPAPKLARVEQEQEEEENHQPPPMEACQQQALPVPEEDPQKSAQLEDSLQGLVSADPSSPQTESGAPPSTLEASLDEEEGEGPGGAGVGGSALPNGLKPEFSLHLLDPDPPKPSPYIMEHTSVTAELSCEQNLEELLLEASLESGRDAP; encoded by the exons ATGAATATCGAGGAGCAATCCTTAGAGTCATGTAATGTCAAGACAAAAAACAATGTGGATGATAACAGCTCCAATAATTCGGAGGAGATAATACCGCGGATCACGGAACTGATGGACGGAGATTTAGGTAAACAAAACAGCACCGAAGCCGCGGATACACCCTCGCTAGTCTGTCTCACTGACAACACGCGGGGGGTCGAGGAGGACAACAGTCGGACCAAACAGACGCTGGAAATAGACGAGGTCAACGGGAATAAAAATAACAGCGCCCCGGACACACCGGCATTCGTCAGTTCCGAATTTTCAAACGTTTCAAATGACGACCAATACAGAGTGGACATGGTGGTCAAAGATACGGAACATACCGTTCCGATGTTTGACATAGGGGATGGGGATGACGGTGGAGATATGGACATAGGGGTGGATTTGAGCTTGGACGAGAGCGGTGTATTGGAGTCGGAGCCAACAGAACAGGGACCATCTCTAGCGGAGGAGACCGGTTCCGCAGACTGTGCACATGCAGATTCCACAGCCCCATGTGACACCACAGAGCAGGCAGCGAGTGCCTCGGAGCTGGGTCAGGAGAGTGAGTCTCTGGTCTCAGCCCCAGAGCAGGCCACCTCCCCTGttctagaggagggagaggatggacacAAACCGGGGAGCAAGAGGGTGACTTTCCCTTCCGATGATGATATTGTCTCTGGAGCAGTGGAGCCCAAAGATCCCTGGAGACATG CCCAGAACGCCACAGTGGAGGAGATTGTTTCTGCCTACAGACAGGCCTGCCAGAAACTCAACTGCAAACCCATACCTAAAGTGCTCAAACAAATACAG GAGCTTAAAGATCTGACTCTGCGAAACGAATGCCTAGACCTTAAAG gtgagaaGCTGGACTACAAGGCCTGTGAGTCTCTGGAGGAGCTTCTGAAGAGGGTTCAGTTCAAGGTGGTGGACCTGGAGCAGACCAACCTGGATGAAGAT GGTGCGTCAGCGTTGTTTGATATGATTGAATACTACGAGTCGGCCACACACCTCAACATCTCCTTCAACAAGCACATCGGCACCAGAGGCTGGCAGGCCGCTGCCCACATGATgaggaag acgAGCTCCCTGCAGTACCTGGACGCCCGTAACACCCCCCTGCTGGACCACTCGGCTCCCTTCGTGGCGAGGGCGCTCCGCATCAGCGGGAGTCTGGCCGTGCTGCACCTGGAGAACGCCGGTCTGTCAGGAAGACCGCTCATGCTgctgg ccACAGCTCTGAAGATGAACATGAATTTGAGAGAGCTCTACCTGGCTGACAACAAGCTCAACGGCCTCCAGGACTCGGCCCAGCTGGGCAACCTGCTCAAGTTCAACTACAACATCCAGATCCTGGACCTCCGCAACAACCACATCCTAGACTCTG gcctggcctatgtgtgtgagggcttgAAGGAGCAGAGGAAAGGTCTGGTCACCCTGGTGCTCTGGAACAACCAGCTCACACACAACGGCATGGGCTACCTCGCTGCTGCACTG ccctgcaCCCAGAGTCTGGAGACCTTGAACCTGGGCCATAACTCTGTTGGGAACGAGGGCATTCACAAGCTGAAGGACGGCCTGATTTCCAACCGCTCAGTGCTGCGCCTGGGCTTGGCCTCCACCAAGCTGTCCTGTGAAG gtgcggTGGCGGTGGCAGAGTTCATAGCGGAGAGCCCTCGCCTGCTGCGTCTGGACCTGAGGGAGAACGAGATCAAGACGGGCGGCCTGATGGCTCTGTCCCTCGCCCTGAAGGTCAACACCTCCCTCCTGCGCCTGGACCTGGACCGGGAGCCCAAGAAGGAGACc gtGAAGAGCTTCATCGAGACACAGCGCGCCCTGCTGGCCGAGGTGCAGAACGGCTGCAAGAGGAACTTCATCCTGgccaaagagaaggaggagacggAGCAGCAGATGAGGCAGTCGGCCTCCATGGCCGAGATCGCCACCGAGGACGGgacgggggtggaggaggaggaagggggaggaggaggagggggggaagggtctGGAGAcccaggggaaagagggaggaaagacagcaatggagaggaagaagggaaggacaCAGAGGAGGTAGCAGTACGGGACAGCCAATCAGCAGCGAGTTCAGAGGGCGGGGCGTTACCGCTGGAGTCGGACTCGgacactgaggaggaggaggaggtggtgctcTCTAAACCAGCCGCCAGGACCGCCTCCCCCCACCTGGCTGCCTCCTCCCCACTGCCCGGGCCCCCCCAGACTCCCCTCAGTGCCTCAAGGACCTCCCCCTGCCAGTCTCCCTCCCCAACCGCCATGTCAGGGATCACCATCACAGAGTCCTCAGCCCCCCCAGGAACCCCACCCTCTCCCGGGCGCTGCATCTCCGTGTCTAGCCCAGGGAGGGGCCATAAGATCTTCATGGTGACCCGGGTGGAGAGCCCCCCTGACCAGAACCAGGTCCTCCAGCACCTGCAGAGCAAGGCAGGGCTCCCTGCCGCCCCCCCATCCAAGCAGCCCACCATGTCACAGGGGAAGCAGACCAGCACGGAGCTGGGGGCACAGTCGTCCAGGACACAGCAGCTGGTCCAGACCTTCACCCATCCCCTCGCCCAGGACCAcgaccagccccagcctcacaccGTGACCCAGGCCTCATCCCAACCCATCCAGGCTGAGGGGCAAAGCCCAGCAGATCAGACCCAAACATCCCCAACACCACAGACCACAGAGGCAGATCTTCTCCTAGACGCtaaacagccagacagccagagtgGATTTGATGCTCCCCACCCCACACCAGACCCCCCACAACCTGATGAGGGGGTAGTAGGTAGTATGGAGGGGGTAGAAAGTAGTACaaaggggaaggtggaggtggtTAGTGTGGAGGGGGTAGTAGGTAGTGTGGATGGGGAGGTGGTTAGTGTGGAAGGGGATGTGGTTAGTGTGGAAGGGGAGGTGGTTAGTGTGAAGGGGGAGGTGGTTAGTGTGAAGGGGGAGGTGGTTAGCGTGGAAGGAGAGGTGgttagtgtggagggggaggtggttagtgtggagggggaggtggttagtgtggagggggaggtg gtggttagtgtggagggggaggtggttagtgtggagggggaggtggttagtgtggagggggaggtggatggTACACAGGCAGTAGAAGAGCCCTCTACACCAGCAGGCTTACTctcaggggaggcaggaggcttAGCAGGTCATATGAGCCTGGCTGCAGCAGAACTCAGCCAGCCACCTGAACCAGCCCTGCCAGAACGCTCTGCTGACTCACCAGCTCCAGACCCGGTcactgaagaggaggagaaggaggagaaggaggggacagACTGCCAACCAGACCTGTCGGCTAACCAGCAGCAGACtactgagggggtggaggatgcagggatggtggaggatgcagggatggtggaggacaaggaggagagtcCACAAATACAGGCTACAGAAAGTTGTATTTGGGAGGAGAATCAAGAGCATGATGAAGGCATATCACATCCACAAGTGTCCAAGACTGAAACTAATGCAATACAACAGGAAACATTAGCATCTTTGCTAACAGACCCACTGACTAATCTAGACACAGAGCTAGAGCAGCTATCATTGCCAGCTGAGGCCCTGCAACTGCCCCAGGCACCGCTCCAGCAACAAGCTCAGTCACTTCCCCATGTTGACCTGCAGGATGTGCCAGCAAGACTGTTATCTCAGCAGCAGTGCGCcagggagagaacagaagaaGAGGACAGCCAGCAGAGCCAAGAAGAAGAGCCAGCTCCCAAGCTCGCCAGAGtagagcaggaacaggaagaggaagaaaaccatCAGCCACCTCCCATGGAGGCCTGTCAGCAGCAAGCTCTTCCTGTGCCAGAGGAAGATCCACAGAAATCAGCCCAATTAGAGGACAGCTTACAAGGCCTTGTGTCTGctgacccctcctccccccagaccgAGTCTGGAGCCCCCCCATCCACGTTGGAGGCCTCcttggacgaggaggagggtgagggcccggggggggctggggtggggggctcGGCCCTGCCTAACGGCCTGAAGCCTgagttctctctccacctgctggATCCTGACCCTCCCAAGCCAAGCCCCTACATCATGGAGCACA cgagtGTGACAGCAGAACTGAGCTGTGAACAGAACCTGGAAGAGCTGCTGCTGGAAGCCAGTCTGGAGTCTGGGAGGGACGCCCCATAA
- the LOC136951989 gene encoding proton-coupled zinc antiporter SLC30A1: MAWCQTSSGLLARWSVECTKASQLVMSSSPGLLRGTSMHRCMLVLTFALLVCQIAASRLCRSLINMVDGFHTLFILIHMALPLPHPRLPGDVKKPLLCVSESPRCGLEYSEARLQPVGSMFSSLLLAALCVSVCLEIISHTLQPQLLRRPLLATVVGAVSLLHNLLVLGLGWRSQQGRVMVSGEERSGSLWDDGKVKDKNQASSADGCMVHAHPLHGSFQEGTLVLCNPGAPSVLDPDCPDSASPPTQDPPSFLGACVPAATPQPCPSQPSYRAPPHSLDTESDLRQTGAWGSHSGDPSSVTSRMGACAGHSVIQTSPSLSPSLQSDQPPHGRPQTRSWSSSCLPALVTVIQALMGSILVITNGLVLLLGPGCLDSTEACGLIPYLDPGFSLLAVLVLLTATLPQVWRGGQLLLQACPPQVRVSELGRRISSVPGVWAVHELHVWQLTESCLVASVHVHCHAGFQTHRCGDLLSGVTKVLQSVGVSCWTIQPEFTLFSPTVSSNLDNHNTPPTLIRDTPSQPPHPPCSLACGKGCADKMCCNTVEEETAQPVASSAGEVEEEPQMLVIENTFL; this comes from the exons ATGGCGTGGTGTCAGACCTCATCGGGCCTGTTGGCCCGCTGGTCAGTGGAGTGCACCAAGGCGTCGCAGC TTGTCATGTCAAGCAGCCCTGGGCTCCTCAGGGGCACATCAATGCACAGATGCATGCTGGTCCTGACCTTTGCCCTCTTGGTATGTCAGATTGCTGCCAGCCGCCTGTGCAGATCCCTCATCAACATGGTGGATGGCTTCCACACACTCTTCATCCTCATACACatggctcttcctcttcctcatcccagaCTTCCTGGAGACGTCAAGAAACCACTTCTCTGTGTTTCAGAG tcccctCGGTGTGGGCTGGAGTACAGCGAGGCCAGGCTCCAGCCGGTCGGCTCTATGTTCTCATCCCTGCTGCTGGctgccctctgtgtctctgtgtgtttggagaTCATCAGCCACACCCTGCAGCCCCAGCTGCTCCGGCGCCCCTTACTGGCCACAGTGGTGGGGGCCGTGAGTCTGCTCCACAAcctgctggtgctggggctgggctggagaaGCCAGCAAGGGAGAGTGATGgtgtcaggggaggagaggagtggaagtcTCTGGGATGATGGgaaag TCAAGGACAAGAACCAAGCCAGCTCTGCAGATGGGTGCATGGTCCACGCCCACCCTCTGCATGGTTCCTTCCAAGAAGGAACTCTGGTGCTGTGTAACCCTGGGGCCCCCAGTGTCCTGGACCCTGACTGCCCTGACTCAGCCTCACCACCAACCCAggatcctccctcctttcttggAGCCTGTGTTCCTGCAGcaaccccccagccctgcccctcacagcccagttacagagcccccccacacaGTCTGGATACAGAGTCAGACCTCAGGCAGACAGGGGCCTGGGGGTCCCACTCTGGGGACCCTAGCTCTGTGACATCCAGGATGGGTGCCTGTGCAGGACACTCAG tgatCCAGActtcccccagcctcagcccatcTCTGCAGTCAGACCAACCTCCACACGGTAGGCCTCAGACCAGGAGCTGGAGTAGCAGCTGCCTCCCAGCTCTGGTCACTGTGATCCAGGCACTGATGGGCTCCATCTTGGTCATCACTAACgggctggtgctgctgctgggcccaGGATGCCTGGACTCCACTGAGGCCTGTGGCCTCATTCCCTACCTGGACCCTGGTTTCTCCTTGCTGGCTGTGCTGGTGCTGCTTACCGCTACCCTGCCCCAG gtgtggcggggtggtcagctgctgctgcaggcGTGCCCCCCCCAGGTACGAGTGTCGGAGCTGGGTCGCAGGATCTCCAGCGTGCCGGGGGTCTGGGCTGTGCATGAACTGCACGTGTGGCAGCTGACCGAGAGCTGCCTGGTGGCCTCTGTCCATGTGCACTGCCACGCTGGCTTCCAGACCCACAG GTGTGGTGACTTATTGTCTGGAGTAACCAAGGTGCTGCAGAGTGTAGGAGTGAGCTGTTGGACCATCCAGCCAGAgttcactctcttctctccaacAGTCAGCAGTAACCTTGACAACCACAACACCCCCCCGACCCTCATTCGGGACACCCCTTCTcagcccccccacccgcccTGCAGCCTGGCCTGTGGGAAGGGCTGTGCAGACAAGATGTGTTGTAACACTGTCGAGGAAGAGACTGCGCAGCCAGTAGCGTCCTCtgctggagaggtggaggaagagcctCAGATGCTGGTGATAGAAAACACCTTCCTCTGA